One window from the genome of Periophthalmus magnuspinnatus isolate fPerMag1 chromosome 18, fPerMag1.2.pri, whole genome shotgun sequence encodes:
- the bmp15 gene encoding bone morphogenetic protein 15, with amino-acid sequence MQPRGFILLFLLTCAVSTRESNRSRRSPRHERAHHRPLTHEQEADQNLQFMLSLYRSAAGPDGRPRQHRKFGSNTVRLLRPTASSVRHLPATRDHHYSFTVEYHLDTLPSEQLLRASFVHLRSSSFGQDSTPEAPRCRGQLSTLGHSSLVVLEPHERWTETDITAHVLREPTPHLTLTAQYWCSDPGHEEAELPWWSWFSFGERGAENPHVEVPSLLLYLEEQRQVKEWVGELLGGEGGEGGEDFINQIRHGLPAVRQRRSEDSALTLDALTKRSSSSTSLPSSSPSLPTSSSSLLFDSPNYKRKTGTPKNRCKLHSFRLSFEQLGWGHYFIAPPMYNPRFCRGDCPRVLPYGYNSPNHAVIQNTIHGLGLGEVPSLSCVPFKYLPLSVLVVHKKKVEYRELEDMVADSCTCR; translated from the exons ATGCAGCCGCGCggcttcatcctcctcttcctcctcacgtGCGCCGTGTCCACGCGGGAGTCGAACCGGAGCCGCCGGAGTCCAAGACACGAGCGCGCGCACCACCGGCCTCTCACGCACGAGCAGGAGGCCGATCAGAACCTGCAGTTCATGTTGAGTCTGTACCGCAGCGCCGCGGGGCCCGACGGGAGGCCCAGACAGCACCGCAAGTTCGGCTCCAACACCGTGAGACTCCTGCGTCCCACGGCGTCCTCAGTGCGCCACCTGCCGGCCACGAGAG atCATCACTACTCCTTCACAGTTGAGTATCATCTGGACACTCTTCCCTCGGAGCAGCTGCTCAGAGCCTCGTTCGTCCACCTCCGGTCGTCCTCCTTCGGCCAGGACTCGACCCCCGAAGCCCCTCGCTGCAGGGGGCAGCTCTCCACTCTAGGCCACAGCAGCCTGGTGGTCCTGGAGCCTCACGAACGCTGGACAGAGACGGACATCACTGCCCACGTGCTCCGGGAGCCCACCCCTCACCTCACCCTCACGGCCCAGTACTGGTGCTCAGACCCCGGGCACGAGGAGGCCGAGCTCCCCTGGTGGAGCTGGTTCTCTTTCGGCGAGCGCGGCGCAGAGAACCCCCACGTGGAGGTGCCGTCTCTGCTGCTCTACCTGGAGGAGCAGCGCCAGGTGAAGGAGTGGGTGGGGGAGCTgctgggaggagaggggggagagggaggagaggacttTATAAACCAGATCAGACATGGACTCCCCGCCGTGCGCCAGAGGAGGTCCGAAGACAGCGCCCTGACTCTAGACGCTCTCACCAaacgctcctcctcctccacctcgctcccctcctcttccccctctctccccacctcctcctcctcgcttcTCTTCGACTCTCCGAACTACAAGCGGAAAACGGGAACGCCCAAAAACCGCTGTAAGCTTCACTCGTTCCGGCTGTCGTTCGAGCAGCTCGGGTGGGGCCACTATTTCATCGCTCCGCCCATGTACAACCCCCGCTTCTGCCGAGGAGACTGCCCCCGCGTGCTGCCCTACGGCTACAACTCCCCGAACCACGCCGTCATCCAGAACACCATCCACGGGTTAGGCCTGGGCGAGGTCCCTTCGCTCTCGTGCGTCCCGTTCAAATACCTCCCCCTCAGCGTCCTGGTGGTGCACAAGAAGAAGGTGGAGTAcagggagctggaggacatggtCGCCGACTCCTGTACGTGTCGATAG